A genomic window from Herbiconiux aconitum includes:
- a CDS encoding GNAT family N-acetyltransferase, whose product MPAEKFAAWLERHSAEYVRERMAAGDSAEYANERATESNAQYFPDGAPAEGQLVFEVVTGDGEFVGVLWIGPMSPRHPQEWWVFDIEIDEAYRGRGVGRETMLLAETEARAHGAVKLGLNVFGHNTVAQRLYTSLGYETTAITMAKPL is encoded by the coding sequence ATGCCCGCGGAGAAGTTCGCCGCGTGGCTCGAGCGCCACAGCGCCGAGTACGTGCGGGAACGGATGGCGGCGGGTGATTCCGCCGAGTACGCGAACGAGCGTGCGACCGAGTCCAACGCCCAGTACTTCCCCGACGGGGCGCCGGCTGAGGGCCAGCTCGTCTTCGAGGTGGTGACAGGCGACGGTGAGTTCGTGGGCGTGCTGTGGATCGGGCCGATGTCGCCTCGGCATCCGCAGGAGTGGTGGGTGTTCGACATCGAGATCGACGAGGCGTATCGCGGCCGGGGCGTCGGCCGCGAGACCATGCTGCTCGCCGAGACGGAGGCCCGTGCGCACGGCGCCGTGAAGCTCGGCCTCAACGTCTTCGGCCACAACACCGTGGCCCAGCGGCTCTATACCTCGCTCGGCTACGAGACGACGGCGATCACCATGGCGAAACCACTCTGA
- a CDS encoding nitronate monooxygenase, whose translation MFDFRALRVPIVQAPMAGGPSTPELAAAVSNAGALGFLAAGYRSADALDEQIHRTRLITGEAFGVNLFVPQPSVATAETLAAYAAELAPDAAGHSVETGVPHPDDDAWAEKLDVLLALRPAVASFTFGSPDAETIGRLGDAEVLVTVTVTSLAEAQIALSNGAPVLVLQGPLAGGHRGTFDPAADPPSDDLDTLFGSIHHYTDAPLVAAGGLTTPAAIAHVLARGAVAAQAGTAFLLAREAGTTAVQRAALVDEQFTDTAVTRAFSGRPARGLLNDFMRRHDPAAPLGYPEVNQLTMPLRAAATAAGDPHGTNVWAGADYRSIRSGSAAEIVRHLAKEIV comes from the coding sequence ATGTTCGATTTTCGTGCACTCCGCGTTCCGATCGTGCAGGCGCCGATGGCCGGCGGCCCCTCGACACCTGAGCTCGCGGCTGCCGTGAGCAATGCCGGAGCGCTCGGCTTCCTCGCCGCCGGGTACCGCAGCGCCGACGCGCTCGACGAGCAGATCCACCGCACACGACTCATCACGGGTGAGGCCTTCGGCGTGAACCTGTTCGTGCCGCAGCCGTCCGTCGCCACCGCGGAGACGCTCGCCGCCTACGCTGCGGAACTGGCACCGGATGCGGCCGGGCACAGCGTCGAAACCGGTGTACCGCATCCGGATGACGACGCCTGGGCCGAGAAGCTCGACGTGCTGCTCGCCCTCCGACCCGCGGTGGCCTCGTTCACCTTCGGCAGTCCCGACGCCGAGACCATCGGCCGACTCGGCGACGCCGAAGTGCTCGTCACCGTCACGGTCACCTCGCTCGCCGAGGCGCAGATCGCCCTCTCGAACGGGGCACCCGTGCTCGTGCTGCAGGGGCCGCTCGCCGGAGGCCATCGCGGCACCTTCGATCCGGCCGCCGATCCGCCGAGCGACGATCTCGACACCCTTTTCGGCAGCATCCACCACTACACGGATGCGCCGCTCGTCGCCGCCGGCGGCCTCACCACCCCGGCCGCCATCGCTCACGTGCTCGCTCGCGGTGCTGTCGCCGCACAGGCCGGAACCGCGTTCCTCCTCGCCCGCGAGGCCGGCACCACCGCCGTGCAGCGCGCGGCACTCGTCGACGAGCAGTTCACCGACACCGCCGTCACCCGCGCCTTCTCCGGTCGCCCGGCGCGGGGTCTCCTCAACGACTTCATGCGTCGGCACGATCCCGCAGCACCCCTCGGCTACCCGGAGGTCAACCAACTCACCATGCCCCTTCGCGCCGCCGCCACCGCGGCCGGCGACCCGCACGGCACCAACGTGTGGGCGGGGGCGGACTACCGCTCCATCCGGTCCGGCAGCGCAGCCGAGATCGTCCGGCACCTCGCGAAGGAGATCGTGTGA
- a CDS encoding PPK2 family polyphosphate kinase, whose product MTKHSTHSTGWSDRLRVSGPVDLSAIDTSATPGVLDKDAAEDVFGGTSRSLSKLQERLFAGSLSGSERSVLLVLQGMDTAGKGGVVKRVAGPMDPQGISHHAFKKPTEEERAHPFLWRVEKELPAPGHIGIFDRSHYEDVLVPRVHELITSEELTARYAEINEFERRLVSNGTTVLKVMLHLGRDEQKNRLLRRLDRSDKHWKFNPGDVDDRGLWPLFQDAYEVALTETSTEHAPWHVVPADKKWYSALAVQQILDEALQALDLGWPAADYDVEEQRKRLLAT is encoded by the coding sequence GTGACCAAGCACTCCACCCATTCCACCGGCTGGAGCGACCGCTTGCGGGTCAGCGGCCCCGTCGACCTCTCGGCCATCGACACATCGGCGACCCCGGGCGTGCTCGACAAGGATGCCGCTGAAGACGTGTTCGGCGGAACGAGTCGATCACTTAGCAAGCTCCAGGAGAGGCTCTTCGCCGGCAGCCTGTCCGGCAGCGAGCGCTCCGTGCTGCTCGTTCTGCAGGGAATGGACACCGCGGGCAAGGGCGGCGTGGTGAAGAGGGTGGCCGGACCGATGGACCCTCAGGGCATCTCGCACCACGCGTTCAAGAAGCCGACCGAGGAGGAACGGGCGCATCCGTTCCTCTGGCGGGTGGAGAAGGAGCTCCCCGCGCCCGGCCACATCGGCATCTTCGACCGGTCGCACTACGAAGACGTGCTCGTGCCGCGCGTGCACGAGCTCATCACCTCGGAGGAGTTGACCGCGCGCTACGCCGAGATCAACGAGTTCGAACGCCGGCTGGTGTCGAACGGCACGACGGTGCTGAAGGTGATGCTGCATCTCGGCCGCGACGAGCAGAAGAACCGCCTGCTGCGGCGCCTCGACCGCTCCGACAAGCACTGGAAGTTCAACCCGGGCGACGTCGACGACCGCGGTCTGTGGCCGCTGTTCCAGGACGCCTACGAGGTGGCACTCACCGAGACCAGCACCGAGCACGCGCCGTGGCACGTGGTGCCGGCCGACAAGAAGTGGTACTCGGCGCTGGCCGTGCAGCAGATCCTCGACGAGGCGCTGCAGGCGCTCGACCTCGGCTGGCCCGCGGCCGACTACGACGTCGAAGAGCAGCGGAAGCGGTTGCTCGCGACCTGA
- a CDS encoding GNAT family N-acetyltransferase gives MVPSVDVREATAGDAAALAGIAAAAYAVYLPRMPDGMRPVPMDANYAAVVERGGVWVTERDGTITGFVVIVVSTDHVLLENIAVHPDFQGQGVGRRLLALVEDITRRQRLTTIRLYTHVVMVENQRLYERLGYVETERRRDDDRDRVFYEKALP, from the coding sequence ATGGTTCCCTCGGTGGACGTGCGGGAGGCGACAGCCGGTGACGCCGCCGCCCTGGCCGGGATAGCGGCCGCCGCCTACGCCGTCTACCTTCCTCGCATGCCGGACGGTATGCGCCCGGTGCCGATGGACGCCAACTACGCGGCCGTCGTCGAGCGCGGCGGCGTGTGGGTGACGGAGCGCGACGGAACCATCACCGGGTTCGTGGTGATCGTGGTGTCGACCGACCACGTGCTCCTGGAGAACATCGCCGTTCATCCCGACTTCCAGGGGCAGGGGGTGGGGCGACGGCTGTTGGCGTTGGTCGAGGACATCACCCGCCGCCAGCGACTCACGACCATCCGGCTCTACACCCACGTCGTCATGGTGGAGAATCAGCGGCTGTACGAACGGCTGGGCTACGTCGAGACCGAGCGGCGGCGTGATGACGACCGTGATCGCGTCTTCTACGAGAAGGCGCTCCCCTGA